One Natranaerovirga hydrolytica genomic region harbors:
- a CDS encoding aminoacyl-histidine dipeptidase, translating into MVLKDLEPKSVFYFFEKLTKIPRESGNEQEVSQYIVDFAKSRDLEYYQDEWYNVIVKKGATKGYEDAPTVIIQGHIDMVCEKNMDKVFDFEKDPIELVVKDDFITSNQTTLGADNGIAVAYALALLDSKTITHPPLEMIFTTDEEVGMKGALKLDTSVLKGKYFINLDTEEEGELLVSCAGGLKSYINLSKEYDTNKEAHTYKILIHGLKGGHSGMEIDKNRANANELLGRLLYQLQHAMAFSIADIGGGLKDNAIPREAFVTITTHTTHEENLIELVKGLDTAFKNEYKTSDPEINIHIEKINETFTQVFSKTLQEKLIFLLLNLPNGIQTMSADIEGLVESSLNFGVLINDTDVIKLVFALRSSVKSLLYYMRDQIKSFADYVEGECIQTAEYPEWAYNKDSKLRELFVKVYEEMYQQKPLIKAIHAGLECGVFAEKIDDLDLISIGPDMFEVHTPNEQLSISSTKRTWEYLLEVLKNFNTLQED; encoded by the coding sequence ATGGTACTAAAAGATTTAGAACCAAAATCTGTTTTTTATTTTTTTGAGAAATTAACGAAGATTCCTAGAGAATCTGGAAATGAACAAGAAGTGAGTCAATACATTGTTGACTTTGCCAAATCTAGAGATTTAGAATATTACCAAGATGAATGGTATAATGTTATTGTGAAAAAAGGGGCAACCAAAGGGTATGAAGACGCACCAACAGTTATTATTCAAGGTCATATTGATATGGTATGTGAAAAAAACATGGATAAAGTTTTTGACTTTGAAAAAGACCCCATTGAATTGGTTGTAAAGGACGATTTTATAACATCTAATCAAACCACTTTAGGCGCTGACAACGGTATTGCTGTTGCTTATGCATTGGCATTATTAGACAGTAAAACCATAACCCATCCGCCTTTAGAAATGATTTTTACCACAGATGAAGAAGTGGGTATGAAAGGTGCCTTAAAATTAGATACCAGTGTCTTAAAAGGCAAATATTTTATCAACTTGGATACAGAAGAAGAAGGTGAGCTTCTTGTCAGTTGTGCAGGTGGCCTTAAAAGTTATATTAATTTATCAAAAGAATACGACACCAACAAAGAAGCACATACCTATAAAATCCTTATTCATGGTTTAAAAGGTGGCCATTCAGGTATGGAAATAGATAAAAATAGAGCCAATGCCAATGAATTACTAGGACGATTGCTTTATCAACTACAACATGCCATGGCATTTTCTATAGCCGATATTGGTGGGGGTCTTAAAGATAATGCCATACCTAGAGAAGCATTTGTTACCATAACCACCCATACAACTCACGAAGAAAATTTAATAGAATTGGTAAAAGGGTTAGACACAGCATTTAAAAATGAATACAAAACCAGCGACCCTGAGATTAATATTCATATAGAAAAGATTAATGAAACTTTCACACAAGTATTTTCCAAGACTTTACAAGAAAAACTTATTTTCTTGTTACTGAATCTGCCTAATGGCATTCAAACAATGAGTGCAGATATAGAAGGCTTAGTTGAAAGTTCTCTTAACTTTGGCGTCTTGATTAATGATACAGACGTTATAAAATTGGTTTTTGCTTTAAGAAGTTCTGTCAAATCTTTGCTTTACTATATGAGAGATCAGATAAAAAGCTTTGCTGACTATGTAGAGGGTGAGTGCATTCAAACCGCTGAATATCCAGAGTGGGCTTATAATAAAGACTCCAAATTGCGAGAACTATTTGTAAAGGTTTATGAAGAGATGTATCAACAAAAACCTTTAATAAAAGCCATTCATGCCGGGTTAGAATGTGGTGTTTTTGCAGAAAAGATAGATGATTTGGATTTGATTTCAATTGGACCAGATATGTTTGAAGTACACACGCCTAATGAACAATTAAGCATCAGCTCTACAAAACGCACTTGGGAATATTTATTGGAAGTACTAAAAAACTTTAATACTTTACAAGAGGATTAA
- a CDS encoding MutS-related protein, whose protein sequence is MNNTKDTKEIKEIQLEKEYTYKYLESFYDYTTGQSSINCIDDSSWHDLNMNEVYSHIDWTVTSPGEQFLYKTLRTPLLNQKALKDRSETINALNKEEIKKPLRKILKNIGRTKHNIDVVKTLNHIQYNKMLKLLCTILPILNILNLIALIVFFLPLFIINAVFLFVLSLVVHFRMEDLIANDILFLSYLHKIIHFTKDIALAMPENISNYKEELEEGYKKCKVIRKKSSILTKIEGLSVISDYLNIFFFIKERNFYKVVGEITKNREDIMALYTLIGEIDFNVSISYYRDSVGYYAEPEFVEDTKTFKVSHMIHPLLEDPVDNAMAVHKNSVVITGSNMSGKSTFLRTIGVNVLMAQTICTTLTQSYQCSLFNIITSISLNDNVLEGKSFYLSEAEAIKRIIESSNEEVTCLALIDEIFKGTNPVERINAAAEILNHLSHHNVLTFVATHDLQLIPMLDGYGTYYFKEDVSEEEGMIFDYKIKEGISSTRNAIKILEYLNYPKEITDRINKRILESEKNK, encoded by the coding sequence ATGAATAATACAAAAGATACAAAAGAAATAAAAGAAATACAATTAGAAAAAGAATACACTTACAAATACCTAGAGTCTTTTTATGATTATACAACAGGTCAATCGTCAATAAATTGTATTGACGATAGCTCTTGGCATGATCTGAATATGAATGAAGTCTATTCTCATATTGATTGGACTGTTACTTCACCAGGGGAACAATTTTTATACAAAACATTAAGAACCCCTTTGTTAAATCAAAAGGCTTTAAAGGACCGCTCTGAAACCATTAATGCTTTAAACAAAGAGGAGATTAAAAAGCCATTACGAAAAATTCTAAAGAATATAGGTAGAACCAAGCATAATATAGATGTGGTTAAGACTTTGAACCATATCCAATACAATAAGATGTTAAAGCTATTATGTACCATACTCCCTATATTAAATATTTTAAATTTAATTGCGTTAATTGTTTTTTTTCTTCCTTTATTTATTATTAATGCTGTATTTTTGTTTGTTTTAAGCTTGGTTGTTCATTTTAGAATGGAAGATTTAATTGCCAATGACATTTTATTTTTAAGTTATTTACACAAAATCATTCACTTTACCAAAGACATAGCGTTAGCTATGCCTGAAAATATCTCTAACTATAAAGAAGAATTAGAGGAAGGTTATAAAAAATGTAAGGTCATAAGAAAAAAATCTTCTATCTTAACAAAAATTGAAGGTTTAAGCGTTATCTCAGATTACTTAAACATTTTCTTTTTTATTAAAGAACGAAATTTCTATAAAGTTGTTGGCGAAATAACCAAAAATAGAGAAGATATAATGGCATTATACACATTAATAGGTGAAATTGACTTCAATGTATCAATCAGTTATTATAGAGATAGTGTAGGGTATTATGCAGAGCCAGAATTTGTGGAAGATACAAAAACATTCAAAGTATCCCATATGATTCATCCACTATTAGAGGACCCTGTTGATAATGCTATGGCAGTGCACAAGAATAGTGTGGTTATAACAGGTTCTAATATGAGTGGTAAATCAACTTTTTTACGAACCATAGGTGTTAATGTATTAATGGCTCAAACCATATGTACCACTTTAACACAATCTTACCAATGTAGTTTGTTTAATATCATTACTTCAATTAGTCTTAATGACAATGTGTTAGAAGGAAAAAGCTTTTATTTAAGTGAAGCAGAAGCCATAAAAAGAATTATAGAGTCTAGTAATGAAGAAGTGACATGCTTGGCACTGATTGATGAGATATTTAAAGGAACCAATCCTGTGGAACGCATTAATGCTGCAGCAGAAATCTTAAATCATTTAAGCCATCACAATGTACTGACTTTTGTAGCAACTCACGATTTACAGTTAATACCTATGCTAGATGGTTACGGTACTTATTATTTTAAAGAAGATGTTTCAGAAGAAGAAGGTATGATTTTTGATTATAAAATTAAAGAAGGTATTTCTTCTACTAGAAATGCCATTAAAATCTTAGAATACCTTAATTACCCAAAAGAAATAACGGATAGAATTAATAAACGCATATTAGAATCAGAAAAAAACAAATAA